A single region of the Streptomyces sp. NBC_00236 genome encodes:
- the lysS gene encoding lysine--tRNA ligase yields MPTVAQSQSSTETDWVSRFADEVIAESERRAPGKPVVVASGLSPSGPIHLGNLREVMTPHLVADEIRRRGYTVRHLISWDDYDRYRKVPNGVEGVDASWADHIGKPLTSVPAPAGSAYANWAEHFKAAMTAALDELGVEYDGISQTEQYLAGTYREQILHAMRHRADIDAVLDRYRTKKDPAAGGAKGGKKPQQQKKVDEAELEAEAGSGAASEDDGSGGSAGYFPYKPYCGNCEKDLTTVTSYDDESTELNYTCTACGFAETVRLKEFNRGKLVWKVDWPMRWAYEGVIFEPSGVDHSSPGSSFVVGGQIVREIFDGVQPIGPMYAFVGISGMAKMSSSKGGVPTPADALKIMEAPLLRWLYARRRPNQSFKIAFDQEIQRLYDEWDSLGRKVADGSVLPADAAAYARAIGTAAGELPSTPRPLPYRTLASVADITAGAEDQTLRILSELDPENPLTSLDEARPRLDRAENWITTQVPAEARTVVRGEPDKELLGSLDEQGRESLRLLLEGLDSHWSLDGLTTLVYGVPKVMEGLEADAKPTPELKAAQRSFFALLYRLLVSRDTGPRLPTLLLAVGAERVRTLLGA; encoded by the coding sequence GTGCCGACCGTGGCTCAGAGTCAGAGCAGCACCGAGACCGACTGGGTCTCCCGCTTCGCGGACGAGGTCATCGCCGAATCGGAGCGTCGTGCGCCTGGCAAACCGGTCGTCGTCGCGTCCGGCCTCTCCCCGTCGGGCCCGATCCACCTGGGCAACCTGCGTGAGGTCATGACCCCGCACCTGGTCGCCGACGAGATCCGCCGCCGCGGGTACACCGTCCGGCACCTGATCTCGTGGGACGACTACGACCGCTACCGCAAGGTGCCGAACGGGGTCGAGGGCGTCGACGCGTCCTGGGCCGATCACATCGGCAAGCCGCTGACCTCGGTGCCCGCTCCGGCCGGTTCCGCTTACGCGAACTGGGCCGAGCACTTCAAGGCCGCCATGACGGCGGCCCTGGACGAGCTGGGTGTCGAGTACGACGGGATCAGCCAGACGGAGCAGTACCTGGCGGGCACCTATCGCGAGCAGATCCTGCACGCGATGCGCCACCGCGCCGACATCGACGCCGTGCTCGACCGCTACCGGACCAAGAAGGACCCGGCGGCCGGCGGTGCCAAGGGCGGGAAGAAGCCGCAGCAGCAGAAGAAGGTCGACGAGGCCGAGCTGGAGGCCGAGGCTGGTTCCGGTGCGGCGAGCGAGGACGACGGCAGCGGCGGCTCGGCCGGCTACTTCCCGTACAAGCCCTACTGCGGCAACTGCGAGAAGGACCTCACGACGGTCACGTCGTACGACGACGAGAGCACCGAGCTGAACTACACCTGCACGGCCTGCGGCTTCGCCGAGACGGTGCGGCTCAAGGAGTTCAACCGCGGCAAGCTCGTCTGGAAGGTCGACTGGCCGATGCGCTGGGCGTACGAGGGCGTGATCTTCGAGCCGAGCGGGGTGGACCACTCCTCGCCCGGGTCGTCGTTCGTCGTCGGCGGCCAGATCGTCCGCGAGATCTTCGACGGGGTGCAGCCGATCGGACCGATGTACGCGTTCGTCGGCATCTCCGGCATGGCGAAGATGTCCTCCTCCAAGGGCGGCGTGCCGACCCCGGCCGACGCGCTGAAGATCATGGAGGCGCCGCTGCTGCGCTGGCTGTACGCGCGCCGCAGGCCCAACCAGTCCTTCAAGATCGCCTTCGACCAGGAGATCCAGCGGCTCTACGACGAGTGGGACTCGCTGGGCCGCAAGGTCGCCGACGGTTCCGTGCTGCCGGCGGACGCCGCCGCGTACGCCCGGGCCATCGGTACGGCCGCCGGTGAGCTGCCGAGCACGCCGCGTCCGCTGCCGTACCGGACCCTCGCGTCGGTCGCCGACATCACGGCCGGGGCCGAGGACCAGACGCTGCGCATCCTCAGCGAGCTGGACCCCGAGAACCCGCTGACGTCGCTGGACGAGGCCAGGCCGCGGCTCGACCGGGCCGAGAACTGGATCACCACCCAGGTCCCGGCCGAGGCCCGCACCGTCGTCCGGGGCGAGCCGGACAAGGAGCTGCTCGGTTCGCTGGACGAGCAGGGGCGCGAGTCGCTGCGGCTGCTCCTTGAGGGGCTGGACTCGCACTGGTCGCTGGACGGGCTGACCACGCTCGTCTACGGCGTGCCGAAGGTGATGGAGGGGCTGGAGGCCGATGCCAAGCCGACGCCGGAGCTGAAGGCGGCGCAGCGGTCGTTCTTCGCGCTGCTGTACCGGCTGCTGGTCAGCCGGGACACGGGTCCGCGGCTGCCCACGCTGCTGCTCGCGGTGGGTGCGGAGCGGGTGCGGACGCTGCTGGGCGCGTAG
- the argS gene encoding arginine--tRNA ligase produces MASVNSLASTLQQQLADALTAALPDAGTADPLLRRSDRADFQANGILALAKKLKGNPRELAAQVTGALPASDLIKDIEVSGPGFLNITLSDKAIIQTLAARAADDEDRLGVPYNSAAGTTVIDYAQPNVAKEMHVGHLRSAVIGDAMVQILEFTGESVVRRHHIGDWGTQFGMLIQYLVEHPDELNHEGDQAADGEAAMSSLNRLYKASRALFDSDEEFKDRSRNRVVALQAGDPETLAMWQRFVDESKIYFYSVFDKLDMEINDPDIVGESGYNDMLEETCRILEETGVAVRSEGALCVFFDDVKGPDGNPTPLIVKKTNGGYGYAATDLSAVRDRVQNLKASTLLYVVDVRQSLHFRMVFETARRAGWLNDGVTTHQLAFGTVLGKDGKPFKTREGVTVRLEDLLDEAVERATAVVREKAEKIGLSEEEIVENGRYVGIGAVKYADLSTSAVRDYKFDLDQMVSLHGDTSVYLQYAYARIRSILRKAGDAKPVAHPELELAPAERALGLHLDQFGEVLSEVAAGYEPHKLAAYLYQLASHLTTFYDQCQVLSDDNPAEVVENRLFLVELTARTLHKGMALLGIRTPERL; encoded by the coding sequence ATGGCCTCGGTCAATTCCCTCGCTTCCACGCTCCAGCAGCAGCTGGCGGACGCCCTGACGGCAGCTCTGCCGGATGCCGGTACCGCGGACCCGCTGCTGCGCCGAAGCGACCGGGCCGACTTCCAGGCCAACGGCATCCTGGCGCTGGCCAAGAAGCTCAAGGGCAACCCGCGCGAGCTGGCCGCCCAGGTCACCGGCGCCCTCCCGGCGAGCGACCTGATCAAGGACATCGAGGTCTCCGGACCCGGCTTCCTGAACATCACGCTCTCGGACAAGGCGATCATCCAGACCCTCGCCGCCCGTGCCGCGGACGACGAGGACCGGCTCGGGGTGCCGTACAACAGCGCCGCCGGCACCACCGTCATCGACTACGCCCAGCCGAACGTGGCCAAGGAGATGCACGTCGGCCACCTGCGGTCCGCCGTGATCGGCGACGCGATGGTGCAGATCCTGGAGTTCACCGGCGAGTCCGTCGTCCGGCGCCACCACATCGGCGACTGGGGCACCCAGTTCGGCATGCTCATCCAGTACCTGGTCGAGCACCCCGACGAGCTGAACCACGAGGGCGACCAGGCGGCCGACGGCGAGGCCGCCATGTCGTCCCTGAACCGGCTCTACAAGGCGTCGAGGGCCCTCTTCGACTCCGACGAGGAGTTCAAGGACCGCTCACGGAACCGGGTCGTCGCCCTCCAGGCGGGCGATCCGGAGACGCTCGCCATGTGGCAGCGGTTCGTCGACGAGTCGAAGATCTACTTCTACTCGGTCTTCGACAAGCTCGACATGGAGATCAACGACCCCGACATCGTCGGCGAGTCCGGTTACAACGACATGCTGGAGGAGACCTGCCGGATCCTGGAGGAGACGGGCGTCGCCGTCCGCTCCGAGGGTGCGCTGTGCGTCTTCTTCGACGACGTGAAGGGCCCGGACGGCAACCCGACCCCGCTGATCGTCAAGAAGACGAACGGCGGCTACGGCTACGCGGCGACCGACCTCTCGGCGGTCCGCGACCGGGTGCAGAACCTCAAGGCGAGCACCCTGCTGTACGTGGTGGACGTGCGGCAGTCCCTGCACTTCAGGATGGTCTTCGAGACGGCCCGGCGGGCCGGCTGGCTGAACGACGGCGTCACGACGCACCAGCTGGCCTTCGGCACCGTGCTCGGCAAGGACGGCAAGCCGTTCAAGACCCGTGAGGGCGTCACGGTCCGGCTGGAGGACCTGCTCGACGAGGCGGTCGAGCGGGCGACGGCCGTCGTCCGGGAGAAGGCCGAGAAGATCGGCCTCTCCGAGGAGGAGATCGTCGAGAACGGCCGGTACGTCGGCATCGGCGCCGTGAAGTACGCGGACCTGTCGACCTCCGCCGTACGGGACTACAAGTTCGACCTGGACCAGATGGTGTCGCTGCACGGCGACACGTCGGTGTACCTCCAGTACGCCTACGCCCGGATCCGCTCCATCCTGCGCAAGGCCGGCGACGCGAAGCCGGTCGCGCACCCGGAGCTGGAACTGGCCCCGGCCGAGCGGGCGCTCGGCCTGCACCTGGACCAGTTCGGCGAGGTGCTGTCCGAGGTGGCGGCGGGCTACGAGCCGCACAAGCTGGCCGCGTACCTCTACCAGCTCGCCTCGCACCTCACCACGTTCTACGACCAGTGCCAGGTCCTGAGCGACGACAACCCGGCCGAGGTGGTCGAGAACCGCCTCTTCCTCGTCGAGCTCACCGCCCGCACCCTGCACAAGGGCATGGCGCTGCTCGGCATCAGGACCCCCGAGCGCCTCTGA
- a CDS encoding DUF6232 family protein — translation MGAPTPPLVRAVDLRVSKRLLWVGPAAYPLENIARVFTFVLRPRRKEALMLFSKRVALTLALAVGLTVLILLVDGVSSLGRGESSGGPFITLAWLGTVGALIFYLVELMQVLSARPHFVLAVETSGPSTAMVTSHDPNHLIELVGRIAYAIDHPEAEFTVRVEGISASPQIYHFGDNVNMYGGSGNVGIANS, via the coding sequence GTGGGCGCGCCGACGCCGCCCCTGGTGCGCGCGGTCGACCTCAGGGTCAGTAAACGGCTGCTGTGGGTCGGGCCGGCCGCATATCCGCTGGAGAACATCGCCCGCGTGTTCACGTTCGTGCTGCGTCCGCGTCGCAAGGAAGCGCTCATGCTCTTCAGTAAGCGCGTGGCGTTGACCCTCGCGCTGGCGGTGGGCCTGACCGTTCTCATCCTGCTGGTGGACGGAGTGTCGTCCCTCGGCCGGGGAGAGAGCAGCGGTGGACCGTTCATCACCCTCGCGTGGCTCGGGACGGTGGGTGCGCTGATCTTCTACCTGGTGGAGCTGATGCAGGTCCTGTCGGCGCGCCCGCACTTCGTGCTGGCCGTGGAGACGTCCGGGCCGTCGACGGCGATGGTGACCAGCCACGACCCGAACCACCTGATCGAACTCGTCGGTCGGATCGCGTATGCCATCGACCATCCGGAAGCGGAGTTCACTGTGCGGGTGGAGGGCATCAGCGCGAGTCCCCAGATCTACCACTTCGGGGACAACGTGAACATGTACGGCGGATCCGGGAATGTGGGGATAGCGAATTCATGA
- a CDS encoding DUF4253 domain-containing protein, with amino-acid sequence MATLPNPLRSPADAGLELPPGTFVDTTIDEVWHEPLLWYADAPAAPGSWAALRASGRPVGLLPVLIDGGMRDQWPEAWDLGPARTSYPGDHDAEEVLSQIWEAYAPEELGLDEAAADWPGLAPVPAEAASEEPDTSAAGLADFLTDASGPMTGLRAALVPARRSADIPAAIGWSGPLNHENDVARLCAVLRSWEDRFGARVVVLGFDTMVVSVSRPPTTIAESEALAAEHFAFCPDNIQQSTLNSLDAYAEKAVLNQQTWAFWWD; translated from the coding sequence ATGGCGACACTCCCGAACCCACTCCGCTCCCCGGCCGACGCGGGACTCGAACTCCCGCCCGGCACCTTCGTGGACACCACGATCGACGAGGTGTGGCACGAACCCCTCCTCTGGTACGCGGACGCACCCGCCGCCCCCGGCAGTTGGGCCGCGCTGCGCGCCTCCGGGCGGCCCGTCGGCCTGCTGCCCGTCCTGATCGACGGCGGCATGCGCGACCAGTGGCCCGAGGCATGGGATCTCGGCCCGGCCAGGACCTCGTACCCCGGCGACCACGACGCGGAAGAGGTCCTGAGCCAGATCTGGGAGGCGTACGCCCCCGAGGAGCTCGGCCTCGACGAGGCCGCGGCCGACTGGCCGGGCCTCGCCCCCGTGCCGGCCGAGGCGGCGAGCGAGGAACCCGACACGTCGGCGGCGGGCCTCGCGGACTTCCTGACCGATGCGAGCGGGCCGATGACCGGACTGCGGGCGGCCCTCGTGCCCGCGCGCCGCAGCGCGGACATACCGGCGGCGATCGGCTGGTCGGGACCGCTCAACCACGAGAACGACGTGGCGCGGCTCTGCGCGGTGCTGCGTTCCTGGGAGGACCGGTTCGGGGCACGGGTCGTGGTGCTCGGCTTCGACACGATGGTCGTCTCGGTGAGCCGCCCACCGACCACCATCGCGGAGTCCGAGGCCCTGGCCGCCGAGCACTTCGCGTTCTGCCCGGACAACATCCAGCAGTCCACGCTCAACAGCCTGGACGCGTACGCGGAGAAGGCCGTGCTCAACCAGCAGACCTGGGCCTTCTGGTGGGACTGA
- a CDS encoding choice-of-anchor A family protein, producing MRIPTTAALAAIGGALVLGLTVTPAAQAAPGTADCTTDAFGIAGKYGEFVLGDDVHSPDAEGAVAVGGDADFRGGFSVANELSAAEVDALPGRAALVVRGDLLNGGSATVVMKGNAVVGGTVKDRAVELHQGTFAKKADLIDFEAEFTRLRSYSTALAEEPATPGAQVRLEGNRLTLEGGDSGRNVFSVPADQLEKAKEVFIKVPAGATTIVNVSGQDYDMAAAGTTGFFLSGGQDFVLDDKLQSASEGKVRAGLLWNFPDATEVTKNSQAAWPGSVLAPKAHLELGTAAPVNGSVWVASLHGSGGAETHHFPFTGCLPEVPGKETPSPGATPSSTPATTPPATGTPSASVPPSASTTPTDGPSGSATPGTPSPSDSSAPGATGDGGGDGDLASTGSNGTIPIVIGGAAVLAAGAGLVVVARRRKQA from the coding sequence ATGCGCATACCCACCACCGCCGCCCTCGCGGCGATCGGCGGCGCCCTCGTACTCGGGCTCACCGTCACTCCGGCCGCCCAGGCCGCCCCCGGTACCGCGGACTGCACCACCGACGCCTTCGGAATCGCAGGGAAGTACGGCGAGTTCGTCCTCGGGGACGATGTCCACTCCCCCGACGCCGAAGGCGCTGTGGCCGTCGGCGGCGACGCCGACTTCCGGGGCGGCTTCAGCGTCGCCAACGAGCTCTCGGCCGCCGAGGTCGACGCCCTGCCCGGCCGGGCGGCACTCGTCGTACGCGGCGACCTGCTCAACGGTGGTTCGGCCACCGTCGTGATGAAGGGCAACGCGGTCGTCGGCGGCACGGTCAAGGACCGCGCCGTCGAACTGCACCAGGGCACCTTCGCGAAGAAGGCCGACCTCATCGACTTCGAGGCGGAGTTCACCAGGCTCCGGTCCTACTCCACCGCACTGGCCGAAGAGCCCGCGACCCCCGGCGCCCAGGTGCGGCTCGAAGGGAACCGGCTGACGCTGGAGGGCGGCGACAGCGGCCGTAACGTCTTCTCGGTACCGGCGGACCAACTGGAGAAGGCCAAGGAGGTCTTCATCAAGGTTCCGGCCGGGGCCACGACGATCGTCAACGTCAGCGGCCAGGACTACGACATGGCAGCGGCCGGCACCACGGGCTTCTTCCTGTCGGGTGGTCAGGACTTCGTCCTGGACGACAAGCTGCAGAGCGCGTCCGAGGGCAAGGTGCGCGCCGGTCTGCTCTGGAACTTCCCCGACGCCACCGAGGTCACCAAGAACAGCCAGGCCGCCTGGCCCGGCAGCGTGCTCGCCCCCAAGGCCCACCTGGAGCTCGGAACGGCCGCACCGGTCAACGGTTCGGTGTGGGTGGCCTCCCTGCACGGTTCCGGCGGCGCCGAGACGCACCACTTCCCGTTCACCGGCTGCCTCCCCGAGGTCCCCGGCAAGGAGACCCCGTCGCCCGGCGCGACCCCGAGCAGCACCCCCGCGACGACACCGCCGGCGACCGGAACCCCGTCGGCCTCGGTGCCACCGTCGGCGAGCACCACGCCCACTGACGGCCCGTCCGGGTCCGCGACACCCGGCACCCCGTCCCCGTCCGACAGCTCCGCACCCGGCGCCACCGGCGACGGCGGAGGTGACGGCGACCTGGCATCGACCGGCAGCAACGGCACGATCCCGATCGTCATCGGCGGCGCGGCCGTACTCGCCGCAGGCGCCGGCCTCGTCGTGGTGGCCCGCCGCCGCAAGCAGGCCTGA